DNA from Branchiostoma lanceolatum isolate klBraLanc5 chromosome 9, klBraLanc5.hap2, whole genome shotgun sequence:
TTCaggattgggattgcaggatgaagggggttgagtaggattgggattgcaggatgaagggggttggaagtgtttaggattgggatttCAGGACAGAGGGGGTTGGAAgtgtttaggattgggattgcaggatgaagggggttgattaggattgggattgcaggatgaagggggttgattaggattgggattgcaggatgaagggggttggaagtgtttaggattgggatttCAGGACAGAGGGGGTTGGAAAtgtttaggattgggattgcaggatAAAGGGGGTTGGAAGCTGATTGGGGGTGTCGTCAACCCCCCctcctcattttttttttggaacggcCCAATATTATGTTTGGTCATGAatttattggggggggggcatatgTAACTATTTTAGTGAGAACGATCCACTGCTATATGCAGTAGTTGTTGTAGATGACATAATGTAAAGATTATAACAATCTCTTAACATATATCTGGcgcaacaaacacaaaacagagCAAATTGGTTGaacttgaaaataaaatatagatCAAGGGAAGAAATTGTAATGTGAACAAAGAGCACCTAATCGTGTCTAATGCTCAGTGTTTATGATATATAATGATTGAGCATACTTACTGGTATTCTGTGTTCCCGACCAATGTGAAAATAAGTCAGTACAAGCCCGTTTACGACATGAAATCGTGTAAAAAGTTTTTCCAGCGTGcgaatttttttcagaaagccgccatcttggaatgcAATGTCCACGCTCTTCTCGCACAGTCTCGCGAGAGTAGACGACTCCATAACTGAAAAGTCCAAGTGGTAAATATTTAGATATAGAATAAGACAAGACAAAGAACCTTCACAAATAAAAAAGATAGTAAAAGAAACACATTATATTTGTGTTAGTACtatttttgtgttatttttatACTTCTATTTAAAGAAGTCTTTTACAAAATCTTTTAGTTGGGAGACCTCCCTCTTACTGTAATGGACTATCTCATTGGTTACAGCGCTCAAAACAAATCGAAAGCGTTCAGTCTTCCTCTGTCCTATCTTGCTGTTTGGTGTTTTCCCCAAGATGGCACAACAAGGGGCCGCGTTACAGAGTTATAACAACGAACTCGTAAAATGTGAGTACCGCTGTCGTTTGGTCAGTCCAGTTTATAGCTTAAATCGGCGGCAAAAGCGAACGCAATCCCAAAGTTTTACTTCTTGGTctcaagtggggaggggggcattcatGTTTTTATTCCTCTTCTTTCCTTGAAAATTTGTATCCCACCGATGTACAAGTATTTTTGTACAACAGCTACGCCACGGAGATTCACATATTTATCAATGACAAGTGCTGAAAGAAAGTTGATGACAAACATCTAGGTACTTGAAAAACACAAATCAAAAAACTTTTCTTTTAGTGTAGATCTATATAATCCTTTATCAACATTTACAATATGATTTATGTTGATTGTAGTTTCATCAATTGCATTAATGGCTGCCCAATGAATAACACAATCCCTACTTCAACAACAGCCCTATagctacatacattgtattcgACAGAAGTCTTGCAGTACTTCATTACATTCATAATTACAGTATTACAGTTTTAAAACGAGTCTTATTGAAACATTAACCATCCTCCTGTTTGAGTTAACATCTCTACAGGCAGACCAAGAAATGACTAATAACAAATTGCTGTTGCGCCATACGACCAGGTGGAGTCGTGTGGGGCAACGGCAgcgtgttcgactcagaaccaagtggttctgggttcgaatcctgtcgtgTTACTAGTACCTATCTTGTGCCCaaatgggaaaggcactttacacgactttccccacatACCAGGATGGTCGCAATCAAGACCATGGGcattaagggagcacaccccagtttatttggggtttcaatcggaggctgcgcaccctcaagtctaggtactgtctcttccagggaagtattccgaagtaaatcaactgtgtatggggtgaaagcctatcccttccgctacaggatcagctgagttctgtttcttcaacctctctaattttggtaaatcaggagacaaaaacataattttcacgtcaaaaatgatggtcaaattttggtacttttgcgtaggataaaactcgtagaaaaaaatttatgggtagaaacgactgatgttgtaagaaagagaaaaacctagcgtacagtcgagccaattataaagaaaattctagtagtttgatttcttaaatcatccacggcgcgaggcatgtcagcttgacccacagaacgcaacaaaggtcaatctcgggccaagggacatttcaccatcaacgcggatggatatccggaagtaaggctcagatcgaaacgcaattttcacccaaaacacaccaattcatacgcttttcagccatgctagtatctaatatcagtttgaagcacattatgagaaatctaaactcaaacccagcccctcgaaaccctttcgtcacttttttgtctggCACTtccgtggaccccggtcgcggaagaactggggtgtgcactgttaaaggaaagaaagaaaacaaaagtaacaTACTAACTGTTCCTCCCTGCAGGTATTGAGGACCTTTGTGCTAAAAGAGACGAGCTTCACCGGCAGATCCTgacagaggaggaggagaagactAAGATCCAGAACGACATCAGGATTCTGACAGAAAGACTCGCCAAGGTCAGGCAACGTCTTTGTCTTAAAAGCATCCAGGGCATTTTaggaggcttgaaacttgaataaaaaaactcaaatttctagtcattacTACACATAATTCAGTGTTCTCACctggattttttcacagcgtaggggcatcTTTGCGCGGCAAAGCTGCATGGTAAGCGCTATAGGTGTGAGGATGAGGGCTACAGGCTGGAATATTGTAGGGGGGGTCCAGGGCATCCTCCCCctggaaattttgaactttaaaactctcaaagacactatttcctgcattttgagggctcaagtttgtgaaataaagccaaagttttttacttttgcatcaaaacaacagaaaatcccccctatgctggttgaaacacagcataggggccaaaatcacagcataggggatccaaatcacagcgtaggggccccctatgctcaAATGCCCAGGCGAGAACACTGTcatatagtaagtttcaataacactactaTACCATTAGTTTTCAagcttcataaaatgctctgggtgcctttaagtcttaaccttctcccagcttaGAGTCCTAACCTGTTGGTACatgatatgtacatagttgtaaTGGGGtaaggcaacagggagaaggttgaataGCATGGTATGACAGTAGTGTTTTAAGCTCTAAGGTCTACAGTAAGGGTACTGAAACATTGAATTTAAAGTAGGCAAGGAATGTCATCTCGGAATCATGACTAAAGAGTACTACAATTCATGCAGTACGCAATGTTGCAGTAAGGACTTCTATCTTAAGTTGTAGTTTTGATCTGATCTGATATGTCATGGATCTTCGGACAAGGACATGGACGTTGAAgattgtttttaatgtttttaaatTGTGTTGTATCTACTTTTCAGGTGAACGAGAGTTTGAGTAAGAAGATGGCCACCAGAAATGAGTTTGACAGGACAATAGCAGAGACAGAAGCAGCATACATGAAGGTAAAAGCAACTTTGCAACCTATCATAAAAGTTCATCAGATGTATAGTATGTTGCTTAACAAtgcaagaaatgttttcaagagtTTGTTTCAAAACAGAGCAACTGAAACTTTTCTCATTACACTTAATGTGCCTCTAACTAAGCTGTCAGAGAAGTATCATATAGTCTATAGTATTTTTAAGATGTTACATTAAAGATTAATCAAACACAAGAATTATCATtatgtacaaaatatgtactagtaattgTGGTTTGTGAATTTCCAAGGGTAGTCTTTATGTATGAAGCTAATGCCAATTATGTTTCAATTATGATATTGGAAAGTGCTGCATTTCAAAACCTGCCTCTCAGAAAAGTTCAACTTTATCTGGCTGGTAGATGCTGTCATAGTTGCAGCACCATGAATGGCCAATAGGGGGCTCTTCATGGCTTTCTGTATGTGGTTTACCTCATAAGGCCAGTTCAGGGTCGTGTCAGGACAGGGTCACAGTTGTTTGGAACAGGGCGTGTGTACGTGTTGGATACTCGCTGGCAGGGCCCGGATTCAAAACTGATTGATCATGACCAGTGACTGCAAAATGTATACGTGCAACGTGTGTATGTAAGTTTGTAggctgttgttgctgttgtataatgtacatgttacctacatgtaacagaaTGTTTCAGAATGAAGTGGTTGTTAAAATGCAGGTCACGTAGATGCACCCACCCACTCTCACAGGCATGAGGTGATCAAGATTTGATAGACAGGCCGCCTAGGCTAGTGTGGATTTTACTGCATACATAACATAGCTCCACGGATGTCTGTTAGTGTTATCAGACAGCCCAGATATGTATACAGACTGTCTCACTGAAAGTAACAAGGAACATAGTGTAATGCTCAGGTTCCGTATCTACCCTAAATGTAACAatcaagtgcttcaaatcgtgGAGCCGACAGCTGTTAATCGATTTGTAACACAGTGCCTGATATTATTGGCATTTGGGAATACTATAGAGTTCAGGTTCCCACATATAGTGACATCACCCTCTATGGTTTTAAAGATAAATGTATAAATAGATGTCTATAGTTTTTTTACGAGcatactcatttttttttttcagttttatgAATAGACCTCTTGGGGATTGTGGATAGCGTGTTTTTACTAATCTTATCTTTCAAAGTACCTGAAAATTAAAATTGATGACTGGCCTTCGCCTGAACAAAACGagacatacaattacaaatgtGGCTTAGCATAAACTCTATGATAATGTCTTGTGTAGGGTAACAGTCATGCTGAAGCCAGTAAAGGTTACCCGAGTACAGGCAACGTTCAGAAGTGACTTCATCACTGTTTACAGTTCAGAGGTCGCCTGAGTTCACGTCGGGACGGCGGGTTATATCATGTTACGTTCTAGCCGTCCCGTACGGCGCATGTTCGGTTGGTTCTCGCAAAAACGTTTACAAGAATGTTGTTTGACACGTACGTCGGGACTATCGCTAATGTCAGGACGGGGCTCGGAGGGATTACATGTGGGTATCAGTCTGCTGATTTTACTGCTGTAAACACACATGGGGAGAGCGAGATTGTACTCTGTCACAAGtatccagtagtaaagattcaattttattcaatctcctctccaagcagaggttcggctctggcttgttttttacatctttttaaTTTCAGgtgtttttatcgggctttccaTTTCGTCAATTTGTTTGTCAGTCAGCCAAGAAGGAAACCTGGCAgaatagaaagcctgataaaatgtgtaaaaagaCCTCAAAGCAAGCTTaagccggagccaaacctcgagctctatctgcttggaggtagaGAGATTGTACAGTGTTTGCTGTagtttaacaaacaaacaaacaaacaaacaacactatAATGATTACTATTGAACCTCACTGCCAGACACAAAGGTGGAGCGTTTGTACAATGTTCGCTGCAGTTAAACAAGCTTTTGGGGCAAACATTACAACAATTACTATTTTTTACTACCAAAGATCAAGCCACGAAGGTGGGAGACATTGTTCTTTGTTTGCTGTAGTTTGGGCCAAACATTTCAACCACTATTTTTTTTACTACCACAGACACAAAGGTGGAGAGTTGGTACAGTGTtcgctgtacatgtagtttaacaAGCATTCAAAACGTTACAACGGTTACAGTCTGacttttgtttattgtttgcttCAGCAGGTATGTGGCCCATATGAACACATCATTACAAAACaacatacagatacatataaTTAAGGATTATGATGACAAtttattttttctacatttctacTGCATGGGCGGGGGTTACTAGTAGTTCTACCTCCAGTTACTGAACTTCATACTCAAGTTAGAAAATTGAATTCTTAGGTATGAATAGATTTGTGTTGAGTGGACCAGTGCACGTTACATGTAGACCTGTGCTAGTAGTGCTGCGttcctaaaccccggacctgatccggactggacctaacgtttaggttcaagtccaaaaaaacctaaatgtctggaaacaagtctggACTTGAAAAACTGTCTggagaaatatgaaaacattgctgtctttgtgtttataactgaacttttgtgtttactactgactgtatataatcgcggatatatacaacatgtagttacaaattgcatgtaaaatatatgccaatatgcaattttatatGTAGCAGGAAAAAATATATTCTTAGCACATATATGCCTGACCCTGTGGAtctacattttattttgtaaatccggacctgaacctgaacacgagtttaggtacacagcgctacatgtaggtgcaggtagacatcagaaatatctTCAAAGTCACAACTCCGGTTCAACATGCACTGCATAATTACGCAGATGGTATAACTTTGAGCCCTGATAGTATAAAGTAAATTGAAGTCAGTACTATTGTTAGGGGGTGTAGAGCTCGAGGACATGTCCAGTATTGAGCTACGTATACACGTATATACCCTCCCCCCGTTTTAATGGACCAGTCCTAAGTGGCTGAGGTGCACTACAAGGTCCCCTGTGTTTTGGTGGTGACTTCAAATCTCAactcagggtgcgaaatacctggttgcagagtgcaacaagatttcggttggtgcaagttaattccaaacccaggtagcgcagtgtgcaaccttatattttgagccaaagatctcaattggagccctggaagctcacaaaaacacagtgtcactctcataaaatttggtaaatcttcaattgaaataaagaaatcaacactttttcattttaaaccatccaaaacccttcatagatcgtggaatttgagctgaaaaacacgaaaacacactgccctcggctaaacaagatgttgttagatcaatgggaacacaatactatctaatttatattttgaaatattactagtattatacgctacatacgagcttaatttgaagaaatcggtgaatgttgctggagcaacctgaaatttggatgtgcaacctagcatttgccctaggttgcaacatgggctacctggctcaaaaaagtatttcgca
Protein-coding regions in this window:
- the LOC136442553 gene encoding microtubule nucleation factor SSNA1-like produces the protein MAQQGAALQSYNNELVKCIEDLCAKRDELHRQILTEEEEKTKIQNDIRILTERLAKVNESLSKKMATRNEFDRTIAETEAAYMKILESSQTLLNVLKREATTLKEPTAASSSPPPQKGNKKDQPA